A region of Marnyiella aurantia DNA encodes the following proteins:
- a CDS encoding porin family protein: MKKLFLSAAVVMSTLTFAQQFGVKAGMNVSSLSEDSNLSDQGSKIGFNAGVFANIPIAASFSVQPELIYTQYGEKYDYTVPSTIITDETRYSGATHLDYVALPVMLQYNVTPSFYLEAGPEFGLLVSAKDKAKNETTGETLAESDNYKDSLNGFNFGAGIGAGYFFTPNIGITARYVAGFTDIYKDGQNSGDAVKNNVFQAGLAYKF; the protein is encoded by the coding sequence ATGAAAAAGTTATTTTTAAGTGCAGCCGTGGTAATGAGTACATTAACATTTGCACAGCAGTTTGGTGTTAAAGCGGGTATGAACGTTTCTTCATTATCTGAGGATTCAAACCTAAGTGACCAGGGATCTAAAATTGGATTCAACGCAGGTGTGTTTGCTAACATTCCAATCGCAGCGAGCTTTTCCGTTCAGCCAGAGTTGATCTATACGCAGTATGGTGAAAAATATGACTACACTGTTCCTTCAACAATTATTACTGACGAAACAAGATATTCCGGCGCAACGCACCTGGACTATGTAGCTCTTCCTGTTATGCTGCAGTACAATGTTACTCCATCTTTCTACCTTGAAGCAGGTCCAGAATTCGGACTGTTGGTTTCAGCTAAAGACAAAGCTAAGAACGAAACTACTGGTGAAACATTAGCAGAGTCAGATAACTACAAAGACAGCCTTAACGGTTTTAACTTTGGAGCTGGTATCGGAGCTGGTTACTTCTTCACACCTAACATCGGTATTACAGCAAGATATGTTGCTGGATTTACAGACATCTATAAAGATGGTCAAAACTCCGGTGATGCAGTTAAGAACAACGTCTTCCAGGCTGGTTTGGCTTACAAATTCTAA
- the aroB gene encoding 3-dehydroquinate synthase — protein MLTFADTDFSQLNSTLEKLKPSKIFILVDENTHEYCLPTLLGNMETTVPYEILEIEPGEEMKTLNTAAQLWEVLAEFEADRNAVLINLGGGVITDLGGFIASTYKRGIRFINIPTTLLGMCDASIGGKTGIDHGFIKNIIGTFAEPELTLIFPDFLRTLPFEQLRSGFAEMLKHGLIADKQHWEHLITLPELKAEQLYPYIRRSCEIKLDVVKADFHEKNIRKTLNFGHTIGHAVESLFLETGKPILHGEAVALGMICETRLSLLQGLISEEDGEAIIRNICKFFPQISLENISHEQLLTLMKSDKKNSHGQTNFSLVTAPGTCSYNVSVKEDNICNALHYYQNLS, from the coding sequence ATGCTCACCTTCGCTGATACCGATTTCTCACAACTTAACTCTACTCTGGAAAAGCTGAAGCCTTCCAAAATCTTTATTTTGGTCGATGAAAATACGCATGAGTATTGCCTGCCTACCCTCCTTGGAAACATGGAAACCACTGTACCTTACGAGATTCTGGAGATAGAACCCGGCGAAGAGATGAAAACGCTGAACACGGCTGCGCAGCTTTGGGAAGTCCTGGCCGAATTTGAAGCCGACCGTAACGCGGTACTCATTAATCTGGGCGGCGGAGTAATCACCGACTTGGGCGGTTTCATAGCTTCAACTTACAAACGCGGCATCCGTTTCATCAACATACCTACTACTCTATTAGGCATGTGCGACGCTTCAATTGGCGGCAAAACAGGTATAGACCACGGCTTTATCAAGAATATCATCGGGACCTTCGCGGAACCTGAGTTGACTTTGATTTTCCCCGACTTTCTAAGGACATTACCTTTCGAGCAATTAAGAAGTGGTTTCGCCGAGATGCTGAAGCACGGACTAATTGCGGACAAACAGCATTGGGAACACTTAATAACTCTGCCAGAATTGAAAGCGGAGCAACTCTATCCGTATATCCGCCGTTCCTGCGAAATAAAATTGGATGTGGTGAAGGCTGATTTTCATGAAAAAAACATCCGAAAAACCCTGAACTTCGGACATACAATAGGCCATGCAGTAGAAAGTCTCTTTCTGGAAACGGGAAAGCCAATTCTACACGGCGAAGCGGTGGCCTTGGGAATGATCTGCGAGACACGGCTTTCACTTTTGCAGGGATTGATCAGCGAAGAAGACGGTGAGGCCATTATCCGGAATATCTGTAAATTTTTCCCACAAATATCTCTTGAAAACATCAGCCACGAGCAGTTGTTAACCCTGATGAAGTCTGATAAAAAGAACTCTCACGGCCAAACCAACTTTTCATTGGTAACTGCTCCCGGCACTTGCAGCTACAACGTATCCGTTAAGGAAGATAACATTTGTAATGCTTTGCATTATTATCAAAATTTGTCCTGA
- a CDS encoding pseudouridine synthase, with amino-acid sequence MSRDNSNSGKSQRPGGSKSSSGAGKSRAPQSDKPRASKPSSGADKPRTPKADTLGAKSQPRAGKSRTSKLEQPREPRLFTQGEVRNFERMPAAKRGGNTAGKELGRKIINRNDDAERTRTFVQKRRLEKISKEVPKESIRLNKYIANSGICSRREADELIEQGLVQVNGQVVTEMGYQVQKTDKVVFDGQGITPEKPVYVLLNKPKGYISTTKDEKARKTVMDLVANASPYKVHPVGRLDRSTTGVILLTNDGHMTKKLTHPSFNAKKIYHVTLDRKLDRADLNAIAEGIRLEEGIAEIDSISYIEGKPKNEIGIELHIGWNRVVRRIFHKLGYEVELLDRVMFAGLTKKNIKRGHWRILTDLEVNNLKML; translated from the coding sequence ATGAGCCGCGATAACAGCAATTCAGGAAAATCCCAAAGACCGGGAGGTTCCAAATCATCATCCGGTGCAGGTAAATCTCGCGCGCCCCAGTCCGATAAACCAAGAGCATCAAAACCTTCTTCAGGCGCCGACAAACCCCGTACGCCGAAAGCAGATACATTGGGAGCCAAATCCCAGCCGCGTGCCGGTAAATCCAGAACTTCCAAACTGGAGCAGCCGCGCGAACCCCGACTTTTCACTCAGGGTGAAGTCCGCAATTTTGAACGTATGCCGGCCGCCAAAAGAGGTGGAAATACTGCCGGTAAAGAGTTGGGCCGTAAGATCATCAACAGAAATGACGATGCCGAAAGAACCCGCACCTTTGTACAGAAAAGAAGACTTGAAAAGATATCCAAGGAAGTTCCGAAAGAGAGCATCCGCCTTAATAAATATATCGCCAACAGTGGAATCTGCAGCCGCAGGGAAGCCGACGAACTGATTGAGCAGGGACTTGTGCAGGTGAACGGCCAGGTAGTGACCGAAATGGGCTACCAGGTGCAGAAAACCGATAAAGTAGTCTTTGACGGCCAGGGTATTACGCCGGAAAAACCGGTTTATGTACTGCTGAACAAGCCTAAAGGATACATCTCCACCACCAAGGACGAGAAGGCCAGGAAAACCGTAATGGACCTCGTGGCCAATGCTTCGCCCTACAAAGTACATCCAGTGGGCCGACTGGACCGTTCAACAACAGGGGTAATCCTCCTTACTAACGATGGGCACATGACGAAGAAACTTACGCACCCTTCATTCAATGCCAAGAAAATCTACCACGTTACGCTGGACAGAAAACTGGACCGTGCGGACCTTAACGCCATTGCTGAAGGAATCCGTCTGGAAGAAGGCATAGCCGAAATAGACAGCATTTCCTATATTGAAGGTAAGCCGAAGAATGAGATTGGCATCGAGCTGCACATTGGCTGGAACCGCGTTGTAAGACGTATTTTCCATAAACTCGGATACGAAGTAGAGTTGCTGGACCGTGTCATGTTTGCAGGCTTGACCAAGAAAAACATCAAACGTGGTCACTGGCGCATCCTTACAGACCTGGAGGTGAATAACCTTAAAATGCTGTAA
- a CDS encoding alpha/beta hydrolase → MTKEIYLFSGLGADERVFQKLDFSGFHITHIKWIDPQGPETIESYASRIILQIKTVKPILIGLSFGGMMAVEVAKQIDTEKVILIASAKTGTEIPFYFRIAGQLRLHKLLSEKLLKRPSFFINWMFGANSESEKRLLKQILADTDGTFLKWAIDSITRWKNYTSTKNVFHIHGTHDKILPDWFVKCDARVKDGGHLMTLNKAEEINSILHQQLKNFRGAP, encoded by the coding sequence TTGACAAAAGAAATATATCTGTTCAGCGGATTGGGTGCAGATGAAAGAGTTTTCCAAAAGCTGGACTTTTCGGGTTTCCACATAACGCATATAAAATGGATCGATCCACAAGGGCCGGAAACAATTGAAAGCTATGCATCCAGGATTATTCTGCAAATAAAAACAGTTAAACCAATTCTGATCGGACTGTCCTTCGGGGGAATGATGGCTGTGGAAGTGGCAAAACAAATCGACACCGAAAAAGTTATCTTAATCGCATCTGCAAAAACAGGAACGGAAATACCATTTTACTTCCGCATAGCCGGACAACTCAGGCTGCATAAACTCCTATCTGAAAAACTTTTAAAAAGGCCTAGCTTTTTCATAAACTGGATGTTCGGAGCAAATTCGGAGTCTGAAAAAAGACTTTTAAAACAAATCCTTGCAGACACCGACGGGACTTTTCTAAAATGGGCAATTGACAGTATCACCCGATGGAAAAATTATACATCCACAAAAAATGTGTTTCATATTCATGGAACACACGATAAAATATTACCTGATTGGTTTGTTAAATGTGACGCAAGAGTGAAAGATGGTGGGCACCTGATGACGCTTAATAAAGCTGAAGAAATAAACAGCATACTACATCAGCAACTGAAAAATTTCAGGGGAGCGCCATAA
- a CDS encoding GreA/GreB family elongation factor: protein MSRGFVKESDQEDLPMVPPRADLPAGMVNYVTEVGYAELLAERDQLIHERDTLAVSDENEKRITVNFINAKLDLLNDRISSAKVVDLSKQPKNKVRFGAEVFFTKDSDPKIQHYQIVGVDEANIAKGKIAFTSPIAKIFMDRKVGETAKLKLEKGEKEFKIVEVTY, encoded by the coding sequence ATGAGCAGAGGTTTTGTAAAGGAAAGCGATCAGGAAGATTTGCCAATGGTTCCGCCGCGTGCCGACTTACCCGCCGGCATGGTGAATTACGTTACTGAGGTAGGTTACGCAGAGTTACTTGCAGAACGCGATCAGCTAATTCATGAGCGCGACACACTTGCAGTTTCAGATGAAAACGAAAAGCGCATCACCGTTAATTTCATCAATGCCAAATTAGACTTGCTCAATGACCGCATCTCCAGCGCGAAAGTGGTAGACCTTTCAAAGCAGCCAAAAAACAAAGTACGTTTCGGCGCGGAGGTGTTCTTTACGAAAGATTCAGATCCAAAAATTCAGCACTATCAGATCGTAGGTGTAGACGAGGCCAATATTGCCAAAGGAAAAATTGCATTTACCTCGCCCATTGCGAAGATATTTATGGACCGAAAAGTGGGCGAAACTGCAAAACTGAAACTTGAAAAAGGGGAGAAGGAGTTTAAGATTGTGGAGGTGACGTATTAA
- a CDS encoding helix-turn-helix domain-containing protein, with translation MKDVKTFDELLDEKYGKKGNNERDQFDADSLAFRLGVMLKEARIEANLTQEELAEKTGTKKSYISRIERGLSDIQISTYYKLIELGLGKHLNISIG, from the coding sequence ATGAAAGACGTTAAAACTTTTGATGAACTCCTTGACGAGAAATACGGTAAAAAAGGAAATAATGAAAGAGATCAGTTTGATGCGGATTCTCTTGCATTCAGATTAGGCGTTATGTTGAAAGAAGCGCGGATTGAAGCGAACTTAACTCAGGAAGAACTTGCCGAAAAAACAGGGACGAAAAAAAGTTATATTTCCAGAATAGAACGTGGACTAAGTGATATCCAAATTTCTACCTATTATAAATTGATTGAACTTGGATTAGGGAAACATCTTAATATTTCAATTGGATAA
- a CDS encoding type II toxin-antitoxin system RelE/ParE family toxin: MAREIIFFGDNVIDFYKSQDSKVQLKIEYVLDLVRFERQIPIKFFKKLESTDGIYEVRIITSQKSIRILCVQDEGTLVILTNAFVKKTQKTPKNEINLAENLKTEYLKQKKDERR, encoded by the coding sequence GTGGCAAGAGAAATTATTTTCTTCGGGGACAATGTAATTGACTTTTATAAATCTCAGGATTCAAAAGTTCAGTTAAAAATTGAATATGTTTTGGATCTGGTTCGCTTTGAAAGGCAGATTCCAATCAAGTTCTTTAAGAAACTGGAAAGTACGGATGGAATTTATGAAGTTAGAATAATTACATCACAGAAAAGCATTCGAATCCTATGCGTCCAGGATGAAGGAACATTGGTGATTTTGACAAATGCTTTCGTTAAGAAAACCCAAAAAACTCCTAAAAATGAGATCAATCTTGCAGAGAATTTGAAAACGGAATATTTAAAACAGAAAAAAGATGAAAGACGTTAA
- a CDS encoding helix-turn-helix domain-containing protein: protein MNKKVFMVMPFSNKVAKDAYDYSVKKICDKHNLEIRRADDIFSTKPIYDDIVKEIKDASIIIVDISDNNPNVYYELGMAHTLKQNQTIIITQGEYNKTPFDIAHFRIIKYENSIEGKESLERQLDLTLKTLLTDYKAINRKTYELIFSVLVAGKRQDHLATILGIRDFKGVVKSTDRLDMEYGDAEKLSTQRTSVQNNISTLHKLGYLSVDNEIVNLTEEGKAFAEIVEVNGIKCYSFNGQTFEENYISFAEKWKKQDADKENRL from the coding sequence ATGAACAAAAAAGTATTTATGGTAATGCCTTTTTCAAACAAAGTTGCAAAAGATGCTTACGACTACTCAGTTAAGAAAATATGTGACAAACATAATTTAGAGATAAGAAGAGCGGATGATATCTTCTCAACTAAGCCAATTTATGACGACATTGTTAAAGAAATAAAGGATGCATCAATAATCATCGTTGATATTTCAGACAATAATCCAAATGTGTACTATGAATTAGGGATGGCGCATACATTAAAACAAAATCAAACAATCATAATTACACAAGGAGAATATAATAAGACACCATTTGATATTGCACACTTTAGAATTATTAAATATGAAAACTCAATTGAAGGAAAAGAAAGTTTAGAAAGACAACTTGATCTTACATTAAAAACATTATTGACTGATTACAAAGCCATAAATAGAAAAACGTATGAATTAATTTTCAGTGTTTTAGTGGCAGGTAAACGACAAGACCATTTAGCGACAATTTTGGGGATTAGAGATTTCAAAGGAGTTGTAAAGTCAACTGACCGTTTAGATATGGAATATGGCGATGCTGAAAAATTGAGTACACAAAGGACATCGGTACAAAACAATATAAGCACACTGCATAAATTAGGTTATTTATCAGTTGATAATGAAATTGTAAATTTAACAGAAGAAGGTAAAGCATTTGCTGAGATAGTAGAAGTAAATGGAATTAAATGCTATAGTTTTAACGGACAAACATTTGAAGAAAACTATATTTCATTTGCTGAAAAATGGAAAAAACAAGATGCTGATAAGGAAAACCGCTTATAA
- the porX gene encoding T9SS response regulator signal transducer PorX, which yields MSGKILWIDDEVDLLKPHIVFLENKGYSVTPVNNVNDALELIDNENFALTFLDENMPGISGLEAIPMIKQRDNAIKIVMVTKSEEEHIMEEAIGSQIADYILKPVNPSQILLSLKKNLQEDELVEQRTIQSYQQDFRQLSMELSYVRTYEEWAEYYKKILNWEIRFDKVADNEFADLLQSQKEEANIQFGKFIENNYEEWLHGADKPMMSHTVFKEKVKAEVEKDKVLLLMIDNLRYDQWKMIEPLFTKFYNKTSEDYYYSILPTATQYARNSFFAGQLPSEIEKRFPDKWFNDNEDGNKNEHEREFLEDQMKRLGLSSKSMKYLKILNSDFEKKVLEEFNQHKNNDLLVIVYNFIDILSHAKTDNHIINQLIRDDKTFRSLTYNWFENSSLLKIVKLAAESGFKLVITTDHGTIYVKKPSKVVGDRETSTNIRYKTGKSLTYEDNDVWAISNPEKLFLPKGNLSSKYIFAKNNMFLAYPKNYNHYVNYYKDTYQHGGISLEECIVPFSILEPK from the coding sequence ATGTCAGGAAAAATACTATGGATTGATGATGAAGTGGACTTACTGAAACCTCATATTGTCTTTTTAGAGAATAAAGGTTACAGCGTTACTCCTGTAAACAACGTGAATGATGCCCTGGAGCTCATTGACAATGAAAATTTTGCACTTACTTTTTTAGATGAAAATATGCCGGGAATTTCCGGTTTGGAGGCTATACCCATGATCAAACAGCGGGATAACGCGATTAAGATCGTTATGGTAACCAAAAGTGAGGAAGAGCATATTATGGAAGAAGCCATTGGCTCGCAGATCGCAGATTACATCCTGAAACCTGTGAACCCCAGTCAGATCCTGCTTTCACTGAAGAAAAACCTGCAGGAAGACGAATTGGTAGAGCAGCGCACGATCCAAAGCTATCAGCAGGATTTCCGCCAGCTGTCGATGGAACTTTCCTACGTAAGGACCTATGAAGAATGGGCCGAATATTACAAGAAAATCCTGAACTGGGAAATCCGGTTCGACAAGGTGGCCGATAATGAATTTGCCGACCTGCTGCAGAGCCAGAAAGAGGAAGCCAATATCCAGTTCGGCAAGTTTATCGAGAACAATTATGAAGAATGGCTGCACGGTGCCGACAAGCCCATGATGAGCCACACCGTTTTCAAGGAAAAAGTAAAGGCAGAGGTGGAAAAGGACAAAGTCCTGCTGCTGATGATCGATAACCTGCGCTACGACCAGTGGAAAATGATCGAGCCGCTCTTCACCAAGTTCTATAACAAAACCTCCGAGGATTACTATTACAGCATCTTGCCCACCGCTACCCAATACGCGCGGAATTCATTTTTTGCGGGTCAGCTTCCTTCGGAAATTGAAAAACGCTTCCCGGACAAGTGGTTTAACGATAATGAAGACGGCAACAAGAACGAGCATGAACGCGAATTCCTGGAAGACCAGATGAAACGTCTGGGCCTTTCATCAAAATCAATGAAATACCTGAAGATCCTGAACTCGGATTTTGAGAAAAAGGTTCTGGAGGAATTCAATCAGCATAAGAACAACGACCTTTTGGTGATCGTTTACAACTTCATCGATATCCTGAGCCATGCCAAAACCGACAACCACATCATCAACCAGCTGATACGTGACGATAAGACTTTCCGTTCGCTTACCTATAACTGGTTTGAGAACTCATCCTTACTGAAGATTGTTAAACTGGCGGCAGAAAGCGGATTTAAACTGGTGATCACGACCGACCACGGAACCATTTATGTGAAGAAACCCAGCAAGGTGGTGGGTGACAGGGAAACATCAACCAATATCCGATACAAGACCGGGAAAAGCCTGACGTATGAAGACAATGACGTTTGGGCCATAAGCAATCCGGAGAAACTGTTCCTGCCTAAGGGAAACCTGAGCTCCAAGTATATTTTCGCAAAGAACAATATGTTCCTGGCTTATCCGAAGAACTACAACCATTATGTAAACTATTATAAAGATACGTACCAGCACGGCGGCATTTCACTGGAAGAGTGTATCGTACCGTTCAGCATATTGGAGCCCAAATAA
- a CDS encoding HD domain-containing protein, producing the protein MQNKLKIINDPVHGFIKIPYELLFDIIEHPYLQRLRRISQTGLLNLIFPGATHTRFHHAIGAMHLMFTALETLKLKGVQISKEEEQSAMAAILMHDIGHGPFSHALESMLMDNWHHEKLSLLLMEKLNTELGGQLDTAIEMFKGNYHRRFFNQLISSQLDVDRLDYLKRDSFYTGVSEGNVNTQRIISMMNVSGDELVIDDKGIYSVENYLTARMFMYWQVYYHKTAALAEFLLVKIMQRAKQLVLEGVKLPASGNLAYFLYKNQFESATEEDISRFTELDDTDLVAAMKLWQDADDFVLSYYCTALMKRKFPKTIISSTPFSQEFIDEKVQAANYSLGIDCGDKLVHQISRSLLPYNPVKQPIFLLGKTGGRMLLNEFEGQILSSFIAEPTTRYILSFPRGL; encoded by the coding sequence ATGCAGAACAAACTTAAAATCATCAACGATCCGGTACACGGATTTATAAAAATTCCCTACGAACTCCTGTTCGATATCATTGAACATCCTTACCTGCAGCGCCTGCGGCGGATTTCGCAAACCGGACTCCTGAACCTGATATTTCCAGGAGCTACCCACACGCGTTTTCACCACGCCATTGGTGCTATGCATCTGATGTTTACAGCCCTGGAAACCCTGAAATTAAAAGGAGTACAAATTTCAAAGGAGGAGGAGCAGTCGGCTATGGCCGCAATTCTGATGCACGACATTGGGCATGGACCTTTTTCGCACGCCCTGGAAAGTATGCTGATGGATAACTGGCATCACGAGAAACTCTCGCTGCTGCTGATGGAAAAACTGAATACTGAACTTGGCGGGCAGCTGGATACAGCAATTGAAATGTTTAAAGGCAATTACCACCGCCGGTTCTTTAATCAGTTGATCTCCTCGCAGCTGGATGTGGACAGGCTGGACTATCTGAAACGCGATAGTTTTTATACGGGCGTGTCTGAAGGTAATGTGAACACGCAGCGAATCATCTCCATGATGAACGTGTCTGGTGATGAACTGGTGATTGATGATAAGGGTATTTATTCGGTTGAGAACTATCTTACCGCCCGCATGTTTATGTACTGGCAGGTGTATTACCATAAAACCGCGGCGCTGGCCGAATTCCTTCTGGTGAAAATCATGCAGCGTGCAAAACAGCTGGTGCTGGAAGGGGTGAAGCTGCCTGCGTCCGGAAATCTTGCTTATTTCCTCTATAAAAACCAGTTCGAGAGTGCGACTGAGGAAGATATCAGCCGTTTCACCGAACTGGATGATACCGATCTCGTTGCTGCCATGAAACTCTGGCAGGATGCCGATGATTTTGTACTGTCGTATTACTGTACCGCGCTTATGAAGCGTAAGTTTCCAAAGACTATAATATCTTCCACACCCTTTTCGCAGGAATTTATTGATGAAAAAGTTCAGGCCGCAAACTACAGTCTGGGTATCGATTGCGGCGATAAGTTGGTCCATCAGATCTCACGCAGTCTTTTGCCCTACAATCCGGTAAAGCAGCCTATCTTCTTACTTGGTAAAACCGGTGGCAGAATGCTGCTGAATGAATTTGAGGGCCAGATTCTTTCCTCATTCATAGCAGAACCTACCACGCGCTATATCCTCTCCTTCCCGCGGGGCTTATAA
- the lpxD gene encoding UDP-3-O-(3-hydroxymyristoyl)glucosamine N-acyltransferase — protein sequence MEFTASQIAGFIDGKIIGDENALISGVSPIERGEKGHLSFVAQERFAPYLETTACSVLVVTERLLSDKNYAPTIIAVEDAYLSFQVLMNIYEQMRGRKSGIEQGSNIHETAVIGEDVYIGSFTYISEKARIGKGSQIHPQVYIGKNVKIGENCRIDSGVRIYDYSVVGDNCTIHANTVVGSDGFGFQPSADGYSKIPQLGNVVIEDDVEIGSNCSIDRGTIGSTIIGRGTKIDNLIQIAHNVNIGKNNVIAAQAGIAGSTTIGDWNMIGGQVGIVGHINIGNKVRVQAQSGVNSNAKDGEVLYGSPAINAGDYRRNYVHFRNFTDIIKRINNLENNSKEQSNE from the coding sequence ATGGAATTTACAGCCTCCCAGATTGCGGGTTTTATTGACGGAAAAATAATCGGCGACGAGAATGCGCTGATTTCCGGTGTTTCTCCCATAGAACGCGGTGAAAAAGGCCATTTGTCCTTTGTAGCGCAGGAAAGGTTTGCACCCTATCTGGAAACTACCGCCTGTTCGGTCCTTGTCGTTACAGAACGGCTTCTTTCAGACAAAAACTATGCTCCTACAATCATTGCGGTGGAGGATGCTTACCTGTCCTTTCAGGTGCTGATGAATATTTATGAGCAGATGCGCGGTAGGAAGTCCGGCATTGAGCAGGGCTCCAATATCCATGAAACAGCTGTCATCGGCGAGGATGTCTACATCGGTTCCTTTACCTATATCTCAGAAAAAGCCCGGATCGGGAAGGGTTCTCAGATTCATCCGCAGGTCTATATCGGTAAAAATGTGAAGATCGGCGAAAACTGCCGCATAGACAGTGGTGTCCGTATTTACGATTATTCAGTGGTGGGCGATAACTGCACCATTCATGCAAATACAGTGGTCGGAAGCGACGGTTTTGGTTTCCAGCCTTCTGCTGACGGTTATTCCAAGATTCCCCAATTGGGTAATGTGGTTATTGAAGACGATGTTGAAATTGGCTCCAACTGCTCCATAGACCGTGGTACCATCGGTTCTACCATCATCGGACGCGGTACGAAGATCGATAACCTGATCCAGATTGCTCATAATGTGAACATCGGAAAAAATAATGTGATTGCGGCGCAGGCCGGAATTGCAGGCTCTACAACTATTGGTGACTGGAATATGATTGGTGGCCAGGTGGGAATTGTAGGCCATATCAATATCGGAAATAAAGTGAGAGTGCAGGCACAGAGCGGTGTGAACTCCAATGCGAAGGACGGTGAAGTCCTTTATGGCTCGCCAGCTATCAACGCCGGGGATTACCGTCGCAATTACGTGCACTTCCGCAACTTCACCGATATCATAAAACGAATTAATAATCTTGAAAATAACTCAAAAGAACAATCCAATGAGTGA